In Fimbriimonadales bacterium, a genomic segment contains:
- a CDS encoding NAD(P)H-hydrate dehydratase, translating to MEEESYALQQGGKRLRIVTAAEMAEIDRRARDEYGISTRELMENAGGELASVILENDNIENILVLCGPGNNGGDGLAAARKLAENDKQVTVLLSVSPSALKEEPLFQYRLATESGIKIFSPEDKGYALVKQQIEEFDCVVDALLGIGVHSPPKGEILELINSTRQGRFIVSADIPTGIHPDTGMSLGNHVNANRTVTFGLPKPFLFQNDGLIASGQYTIADIGFPWELVENAGHAFLLTPLWLIEHLHIRPVAAHKRSAGVVLVIAGAEEFPGAAALTAMGAYRAGAGLVVVASIPTVLNAVTMHLPECPLVPLSSEEGCISPDSLSRLLEAVSRCNAVAIGPGLSRKTPAKEFLSLFFAKLDKPCVLDADALYFLPEISEMPRVKAVLTPHEGEAARLMKTDASEIRKDRFESVRELAKKYQTTVLLKGPYTLITAPNQDVAVNPMGNQLLATGGTGDVLTGMIATNLAIGMEPYDAAALAAYLHGFVADLLAEDFEGYQGALASEIANAIPKARKQFMEILAEQFRNGDEEEDEDDEDVRLERFEESEN from the coding sequence GTGGAGGAAGAATCGTACGCGCTCCAGCAAGGAGGAAAAAGACTGAGAATCGTAACCGCCGCCGAAATGGCAGAAATAGACCGCCGCGCTCGCGATGAGTACGGCATTTCAACTCGTGAACTAATGGAAAACGCTGGCGGAGAACTCGCCAGTGTGATTTTGGAAAACGACAACATCGAGAACATCCTCGTTCTTTGCGGTCCAGGAAACAATGGAGGAGACGGACTCGCTGCTGCTCGAAAATTGGCAGAGAACGACAAGCAAGTTACGGTGCTTCTTTCCGTCTCACCTTCCGCGCTGAAAGAAGAGCCGCTTTTTCAATACAGATTAGCAACGGAGTCGGGAATAAAAATCTTCAGCCCAGAAGATAAAGGTTATGCCCTTGTCAAGCAACAAATCGAGGAATTCGATTGTGTCGTTGACGCATTGCTCGGAATTGGTGTGCATTCTCCACCTAAGGGCGAAATACTCGAACTTATTAACTCGACCCGTCAAGGGAGATTCATAGTGAGTGCCGATATCCCGACCGGAATCCACCCTGATACGGGAATGAGCCTCGGAAACCACGTGAATGCAAATCGCACGGTTACATTCGGGCTCCCAAAACCTTTTTTATTCCAGAACGATGGTCTCATAGCATCAGGTCAATACACAATCGCAGACATCGGTTTTCCGTGGGAACTCGTCGAAAATGCCGGGCATGCCTTTTTATTAACTCCCTTGTGGCTTATCGAGCATCTTCATATTCGTCCCGTAGCGGCGCATAAGAGAAGCGCAGGAGTTGTGCTGGTCATAGCAGGTGCGGAGGAATTTCCTGGTGCAGCGGCTTTGACTGCGATGGGTGCTTATAGGGCAGGAGCAGGGCTCGTTGTCGTTGCTTCGATTCCTACGGTTTTGAATGCAGTTACAATGCATCTACCCGAATGCCCTTTAGTTCCTTTGTCTTCAGAGGAAGGTTGTATTTCGCCAGATTCTTTGTCACGGCTTTTGGAGGCGGTTTCACGATGCAACGCAGTGGCGATCGGGCCCGGTCTCTCTCGTAAAACCCCTGCTAAAGAATTCCTCTCCTTGTTTTTCGCCAAATTAGACAAGCCGTGCGTCCTCGATGCAGATGCTTTATATTTTTTGCCGGAGATTTCTGAAATGCCGAGGGTTAAGGCTGTTTTGACGCCTCACGAAGGAGAAGCGGCAAGACTTATGAAAACGGATGCATCGGAAATCCGCAAAGACCGTTTCGAATCGGTGCGTGAGCTTGCAAAAAAATATCAGACGACAGTTTTGCTGAAAGGTCCTTATACATTGATAACGGCACCGAATCAGGATGTCGCAGTCAATCCGATGGGGAACCAATTGCTCGCTACAGGAGGAACTGGAGACGTTTTAACGGGAATGATTGCAACTAATTTAGCGATAGGGATGGAGCCTTATGACGCTGCAGCGCTCGCTGCTTATCTTCACGGCTTCGTGGCGGATCTTTTGGCGGAGGATTTCGAAGGATATCAAGGAGCACTCGCTTCGGAAATCGCGAACGCCATTCCGAAGGCGCGCAAGCAATTCATGGAGATCTTGGCGGAGCAATTCCGAAACGGAGACGAAGAAGAGGATGAGGATGATGAAGATGTACGGTTAGAACGATTCGAGGAATCCGAAAATTGA